The following coding sequences lie in one Saccharopolyspora hordei genomic window:
- a CDS encoding FAD-dependent oxidoreductase — translation MTRPLRVAIVGAGPAGVYAADVLTKSETAVEIDLLDRMPAPYGLIRYGVAPDHPRIKGIVSALHRVVEKPEIRFLGHVDYGVDVKLDDLRRHYDAVVFATGATKDRPLDIPGIDLPHSYGAADFVSWYDGHPDAPRDWTLDGEQVAVIGAGNVALDVARVLAKQADDLLRTEIPDNVHRGLADSKVTDVHLFARRGPAQAKFTPLELRELDHQDGVEIIVHPEGFELDEASEEAVRTNNQVKTVVKTLQDWALRDPKHDTPRRLHLHFLRAPVEVLGTDRVEGFTVEVMELTGDGGVRGTGEYETYPVQQVYRAVGYLSSPLAGIPFDHASGTVPNEGGRVLDLDGQHIPGVYTTGWIKRGPVGLIGHTKGDALETIGNLLADVESLPEPEEPSSDSVLRLLEERGVECTTWEGWGRLDAHERALGEAQGRERIKVVPREEMVRISRAE, via the coding sequence GACCGCGGTCGAGATCGACCTGCTGGACCGGATGCCCGCGCCCTACGGCTTGATCCGCTACGGCGTGGCCCCCGACCACCCGCGCATCAAGGGCATCGTCAGCGCGCTGCACCGCGTGGTGGAGAAGCCGGAGATCCGCTTCCTCGGGCACGTCGACTACGGCGTGGACGTCAAGCTGGACGACCTGCGGCGCCACTACGACGCGGTCGTCTTCGCCACCGGTGCGACCAAGGACCGCCCGCTGGACATCCCGGGCATCGACCTGCCGCACAGCTACGGCGCCGCCGACTTCGTCTCCTGGTACGACGGCCACCCGGACGCCCCGCGCGACTGGACGCTGGACGGCGAGCAGGTCGCGGTGATCGGCGCCGGCAACGTGGCGCTGGACGTGGCGCGCGTGCTGGCCAAGCAGGCCGACGACCTGCTGCGCACCGAGATCCCGGACAACGTGCACCGCGGGCTGGCGGACTCGAAGGTCACCGACGTGCACCTGTTCGCCCGCCGCGGTCCCGCGCAGGCCAAGTTCACGCCGCTGGAGCTGCGCGAGCTCGACCACCAGGACGGGGTGGAGATCATCGTGCACCCCGAGGGCTTCGAGCTCGACGAGGCCAGCGAGGAAGCGGTCCGCACCAACAACCAGGTGAAGACGGTCGTCAAGACGCTGCAGGACTGGGCGCTGCGCGACCCGAAGCACGACACCCCGCGGCGGCTGCACCTGCACTTCCTGCGCGCGCCGGTCGAGGTGCTGGGCACCGACCGGGTCGAGGGCTTCACGGTCGAGGTCATGGAGCTCACCGGCGACGGCGGGGTGCGCGGCACCGGCGAGTACGAGACCTACCCGGTGCAGCAGGTCTACCGCGCCGTGGGCTACCTGAGCTCGCCGCTGGCCGGCATCCCGTTCGACCACGCCTCGGGCACCGTGCCCAACGAGGGCGGCCGGGTGCTGGACCTGGACGGCCAGCACATCCCCGGCGTCTACACCACGGGCTGGATCAAGCGCGGACCGGTGGGTCTGATCGGCCACACCAAGGGCGACGCGCTGGAGACGATCGGCAACCTGCTCGCCGACGTGGAGTCGCTGCCGGAGCCCGAGGAGCCGTCGAGCGACAGCGTCCTGCGCCTGCTCGAGGAGCGCGGCGTGGAGTGCACGACGTGGGAGGGCTGGGGCCGGCTGGACGCCCACGAGCGGGCGCTGGGCGAGGCCCAGGGCCGGGAGCGCATCAAGGTCGTGCCCCGCGAGGAGATGGTCCGCATCTCCCGCGCGGAGTGA